One window of Flavobacterium dauae genomic DNA carries:
- a CDS encoding class I SAM-dependent methyltransferase, translated as MILSSDLKQFIKNNLKQNINILALKKNPFVDYEWSWILNQIQAKQKAEKKLPTWFANDNVIFPSTLSVEQTSSETLAKFKSELISGEKIIDLTGGFGVDDYYFAKRFKKVVHCEFQEDLSAIVQHNFKVLNVDNIETISGDSISYLEKSTEKYDWIYIDPARRDDKKSKVFLLKDCTPNVVELQEFLFEKSKNILIKVAPLLDISSILNELSNVKTIYAIGLQNEVKELLIVQQKGFIGLPELIAVNISNDGTIHQDAFPLNDIVDSQLSLPLNYLYEPFSSYLKLGVYNSIATKFNVSKLHKHSHLYTSNELVDFPGRSFKIEQIIPYNKKEIKFLENTKCNITTRNFPLKVEEIRKKHKIKDGGDLYVFFTTDLNNDKIVVVCKKITTDN; from the coding sequence ATGATATTATCATCTGATTTAAAACAATTTATAAAGAACAATTTAAAGCAAAACATTAATATTTTGGCTTTAAAAAAAAATCCGTTTGTTGATTATGAATGGTCTTGGATTTTAAATCAGATTCAGGCAAAACAGAAAGCTGAAAAAAAATTACCGACTTGGTTTGCAAATGACAATGTTATTTTTCCAAGTACCTTATCTGTTGAACAAACGTCATCGGAAACTTTGGCAAAGTTTAAAAGCGAATTAATTTCGGGAGAAAAAATAATCGACTTGACTGGTGGTTTTGGAGTTGATGATTATTACTTTGCAAAGCGATTTAAAAAAGTTGTTCATTGTGAATTTCAAGAAGATTTATCGGCAATTGTTCAGCATAATTTTAAGGTGTTGAATGTAGATAATATTGAAACTATTTCAGGTGACAGTATTTCATATCTTGAAAAATCGACTGAAAAATATGATTGGATTTACATTGATCCAGCCCGAAGAGATGATAAAAAATCAAAAGTTTTTTTATTGAAAGATTGTACTCCAAACGTAGTTGAACTACAAGAATTTTTGTTTGAAAAATCTAAAAATATTTTAATTAAAGTTGCTCCGTTGCTTGATATTTCGTCTATTTTAAACGAATTAAGCAACGTTAAAACCATTTACGCCATTGGTTTACAAAACGAAGTGAAGGAGCTTTTAATTGTTCAACAAAAAGGGTTTATTGGTCTGCCGGAACTTATTGCTGTCAATATTTCAAATGATGGAACCATTCATCAAGATGCTTTTCCTTTAAATGATATTGTAGATTCGCAGTTATCGCTTCCTTTAAATTATCTTTATGAACCATTCAGCAGTTATCTTAAATTAGGGGTTTACAACAGTATTGCCACAAAATTCAATGTAAGTAAATTGCACAAACATTCACATTTATACACTTCGAATGAATTAGTTGATTTTCCAGGACGATCTTTTAAAATAGAACAAATTATTCCTTACAATAAAAAGGAAATTAAGTTTTTAGAAAACACAAAGTGTAATATCACAACCCGAAATTTTCCTTTAAAAGTAGAAGAAATCCGTAAAAAACATAAAATTAAAGATGGTGGCGATTTGTACGTTTTTTTTACTACTGATTTAAATAATGATAAAATTGTAGTAGTTTGTAAAAAAATAACGACCGATAATTAA
- a CDS encoding 16S rRNA (uracil(1498)-N(3))-methyltransferase: MQLFYAPDIHTETTEFTFNKEESKHIVKVLRKLEGSILHITNGKGFLFVCEVILASEKKCVVKINESQFTEPREFKIHMVVAPTKMNDRYEWFLEKAAEIGVDEITPIICDHSERKIIKTERFDKILISAMKQSNQMYLPVLNEPIKLNDFLSKEFSGQKFIAHCEETDKAELKNRIETQQNYTLLIGPEGDFSTNEINKALANGYLPVALGNTRLRTETAAIVGCHTFVLVNN; the protein is encoded by the coding sequence ATGCAATTATTTTACGCACCCGACATACATACTGAAACAACAGAGTTTACTTTTAATAAAGAAGAAAGCAAACACATTGTTAAAGTTTTACGTAAATTAGAAGGTTCTATTTTACACATTACCAACGGAAAAGGTTTTTTATTTGTTTGTGAAGTTATTTTAGCATCTGAAAAAAAATGTGTGGTTAAAATAAACGAATCGCAATTTACTGAACCAAGAGAATTTAAAATTCATATGGTGGTTGCTCCTACAAAAATGAACGATCGTTACGAATGGTTTTTAGAAAAAGCTGCCGAAATTGGTGTTGATGAAATTACACCGATTATTTGTGATCATTCTGAACGAAAGATTATTAAAACCGAACGTTTCGATAAAATTTTAATCAGTGCAATGAAGCAATCGAACCAAATGTATCTGCCTGTTTTAAACGAACCGATTAAATTGAACGATTTTTTATCGAAAGAATTTAGCGGACAAAAGTTTATTGCACATTGTGAAGAAACCGATAAAGCCGAATTAAAAAACCGAATTGAAACACAACAAAATTATACTTTATTAATTGGTCCTGAAGGAGATTTTTCTACCAACGAAATAAACAAAGCATTGGCGAATGGTTATTTGCCTGTTGCTTTAGGAAATACGCGTTTGCGTACCGAAACTGCCGCAATAGTTGGTTGCCATACTTTTGTATTAGTGAATAATTAA
- the tsaD gene encoding tRNA (adenosine(37)-N6)-threonylcarbamoyltransferase complex transferase subunit TsaD, giving the protein MQQLNYILAIESSCDDTGAAVLCNEKVLSNVVAKQEIHELYGGVIPELASRAHQQNIVPVIDVALQKAGISKSDLSAIAFTQGPGLMGSLLVGGSFAKSLSMALNIPLIAVNHMHAHILAHFIDEEGFDKPTFPFLAMTISGGHTQIVKVNSFVDMEILGETTDDAVGEAYDKTAKILGFPYPGGPLIDKHAQNGNPKAYTFTKPKVDGLNFSFSGLKTQILYFIQKEVQKNPDFIKENIDDICASVQNIIIKILMDKIKLAVEQTGITQIAIGGGVSANSGIRKALKETETKYGWKTFIPKFEYTTDNAAMIGIVGYHKFNLGIFSDDEVVSKARLEF; this is encoded by the coding sequence ATGCAGCAATTAAATTATATTTTAGCGATTGAAAGTTCGTGCGACGATACCGGAGCCGCCGTATTGTGTAACGAAAAAGTATTAAGTAATGTTGTGGCAAAACAGGAAATTCACGAGTTATATGGCGGTGTGATTCCCGAGTTGGCATCACGTGCCCACCAGCAAAATATTGTTCCGGTAATTGATGTTGCTTTACAAAAAGCAGGAATTTCAAAGAGCGATTTAAGTGCCATTGCCTTTACGCAAGGTCCGGGTTTAATGGGTTCTTTGTTAGTTGGCGGATCGTTTGCAAAATCGTTAAGTATGGCGTTGAATATTCCTTTGATTGCCGTAAACCACATGCACGCACATATTTTAGCCCACTTTATTGATGAAGAAGGATTTGACAAACCTACGTTTCCGTTTTTAGCAATGACAATTAGTGGCGGACATACACAAATTGTGAAAGTGAATTCTTTTGTTGATATGGAAATTTTAGGCGAAACAACCGATGATGCTGTTGGAGAAGCTTATGATAAAACAGCTAAGATTTTAGGATTTCCTTATCCTGGAGGTCCATTGATTGATAAACACGCACAAAACGGAAACCCAAAAGCTTACACCTTTACCAAACCAAAAGTTGATGGATTGAATTTTAGTTTTTCGGGATTAAAAACGCAAATTTTATATTTTATTCAGAAAGAAGTTCAAAAAAATCCGGATTTTATTAAAGAAAATATCGATGATATTTGTGCATCTGTGCAAAACATCATCATTAAAATTTTAATGGATAAAATTAAGCTTGCGGTTGAACAAACCGGAATTACCCAAATTGCCATTGGTGGTGGTGTTTCGGCAAATTCGGGCATTCGCAAAGCCTTAAAAGAAACCGAAACCAAATACGGCTGGAAAACCTTTATACCAAAATTTGAATACACAACAGATAATGCCGCTATGATTGGTATTGTTGGTTATCATAAATTTAATTTAGGAATTTTTAGTGATGATGAAGTAGTTTCTAAAGCAAGATTAGAGTTTTAA